The following proteins are co-located in the Chlamydiota bacterium genome:
- a CDS encoding sulfotransferase domain-containing protein, with product MPISLPLVWLASYPRSGNTWFRAFLTALLNPEDDAIQLNELLAPPASTHAIFDDAYGIDTHFLTHEEIDQRRAELYESWQQNITEKNRFFRTHDAYTYRSDGSPLLGHFTHQIALYFIRNPLDVAVSFAHLRGVENREDMIDKMNDTTYGFARGNTFFEIPCRQRLLSWSQHVLSWVDEAKMKVHLIRYEDMLNNSLFTFYSAVKFLGLTEYDQAQVKEALESCRFSRLQNQEQESGFRERPKTAKTFFRKGQVGSYREILNQGQIDRLLDAHGSVMQRFDYLDQRGFPVF from the coding sequence ATGCCCATATCCCTTCCACTGGTCTGGTTAGCCTCTTATCCAAGATCAGGAAATACCTGGTTTAGAGCATTTCTGACGGCCCTCCTCAACCCTGAGGATGACGCCATTCAGTTAAATGAGCTATTGGCCCCTCCGGCAAGTACTCACGCTATATTTGATGACGCTTACGGTATTGATACACATTTTCTGACCCATGAAGAAATAGATCAGCGTCGTGCTGAGTTATATGAGTCGTGGCAACAAAATATTACCGAGAAAAACCGATTTTTCAGAACGCACGATGCGTACACCTATCGATCTGATGGAAGTCCCCTCTTAGGGCACTTCACCCATCAAATCGCCCTGTATTTCATCCGCAATCCCCTCGACGTGGCGGTGTCCTTTGCCCACTTGCGTGGAGTGGAAAATAGAGAGGATATGATTGACAAAATGAATGATACAACCTATGGCTTTGCTCGCGGAAACACCTTTTTTGAAATTCCATGCAGGCAACGTTTACTCAGCTGGAGCCAGCATGTATTGAGCTGGGTGGATGAAGCTAAAATGAAAGTTCATCTGATTCGTTATGAAGATATGTTGAATAATTCTCTTTTTACTTTTTATTCAGCTGTGAAGTTTTTGGGGTTGACAGAATATGATCAGGCGCAAGTTAAAGAAGCACTGGAATCATGTCGATTTTCTCGCTTGCAAAATCAAGAACAGGAGTCTGGTTTTAGAGAAAGGCCTAAAACGGCCAAGACATTTTTTCGTAAAGGACAAGTAGGAAGTTATCGAGAAATTCTCAATCAGGGACAAATCGATCGCCTGCTGGATGCACATGGGAGCGTTATGCAGCGATTTGACTACCTTGATCAACGGGGTTTCCCGGTCTTCTAG
- a CDS encoding NAD(P)H-hydrate dehydratase: MVEIVKIITARQMRELDEKMTHEYGITALSLMEKAGAGVAELVLNLLRQNEWPRQVILFAGKGNNGGDAFVAARILEEHEVKTQTLVLGSFDEIKGTARESFKKLQSRSPLILEVKTRDDLERVNSDLPKEAILVDALLGTGSKGSLQGIFAETTEFINLKKFLSVIAIDLPSGLDPDRGCVRGIRVRADHTVTLGLPKQGLFLGEALEWVGVLHVVDLGIPEPLLNDLDPRESLLLPDDLTFPPKRKRLSHKGDFGHLLILGGSPGLTGAPTLASLAALRSGAGLVTVGIPKSLNSIMEIKLTEPMTVPLPESESGTLGLSALDPILNFLKRAKAMVIGPGLSTQEETGVLIHRLLPQVSVPMVMDADALNILAQNPSSLLKAKAPVILTPHPGEMARLTGKTILEIQEDRWNIARQWAQETKSIVVLKGAGTVIASSEGNLDLNVTGNAAMAVGGMGDLLAGMIGGFLAQGMSSLEAAKLGVYLHGACGDEAVQQINCTQGLLASDLLPLIPRKLKEISAMAYEA; this comes from the coding sequence ATGGTGGAAATTGTGAAAATAATCACCGCTCGTCAGATGAGAGAATTAGACGAGAAAATGACCCATGAATATGGGATTACGGCTTTAAGTTTGATGGAAAAAGCAGGGGCGGGGGTGGCTGAGCTTGTGTTAAATCTCCTCCGTCAAAATGAGTGGCCAAGACAGGTGATTCTTTTTGCAGGGAAAGGGAATAATGGCGGCGATGCTTTTGTCGCGGCAAGAATTTTGGAGGAGCATGAGGTTAAAACTCAGACTTTAGTTTTAGGATCCTTTGACGAAATTAAGGGAACCGCTCGAGAATCTTTTAAGAAGCTGCAATCTCGTAGTCCTCTCATTTTAGAGGTGAAGACTCGAGATGATTTGGAAAGAGTCAATTCTGATTTGCCGAAAGAGGCGATTCTCGTAGACGCTCTTTTAGGGACCGGTTCAAAAGGATCTCTTCAGGGAATTTTTGCGGAGACGACAGAATTTATTAACTTAAAAAAATTTCTTTCAGTTATTGCTATTGATCTTCCCAGCGGCCTTGACCCTGATCGTGGATGCGTCAGGGGGATTAGAGTTCGAGCGGATCATACCGTTACCCTCGGTCTTCCCAAACAGGGTCTTTTTTTGGGAGAAGCGCTCGAATGGGTTGGGGTTCTTCATGTGGTAGATTTAGGAATTCCAGAACCACTTTTAAATGATTTAGACCCTAGAGAATCTTTGCTTCTTCCAGATGATTTAACCTTCCCTCCAAAAAGAAAACGCCTTTCGCACAAAGGAGATTTTGGCCATCTCTTGATTTTAGGGGGCTCTCCGGGGCTGACGGGGGCGCCTACCCTTGCTTCTCTAGCTGCTTTAAGATCAGGCGCAGGTCTTGTCACCGTAGGAATCCCTAAAAGTTTAAATTCCATTATGGAAATCAAACTTACAGAGCCGATGACCGTGCCCCTTCCTGAATCAGAGTCAGGTACACTCGGACTCAGTGCCTTGGATCCTATTTTAAATTTTTTGAAGCGGGCAAAGGCAATGGTGATCGGCCCAGGTCTTTCAACCCAAGAGGAAACAGGGGTGCTTATCCACCGCCTGCTTCCTCAAGTTTCAGTCCCCATGGTGATGGATGCCGATGCCCTTAATATTCTGGCTCAAAATCCTTCTTCTTTACTCAAGGCCAAAGCACCCGTCATTCTCACCCCCCATCCGGGGGAAATGGCTCGCTTGACGGGTAAGACGATTCTGGAGATTCAGGAGGATCGATGGAATATAGCAAGACAATGGGCCCAAGAAACAAAAAGCATTGTTGTTTTGAAAGGTGCGGGAACGGTCATCGCTTCTTCAGAAGGAAATCTTGATCTGAATGTCACTGGAAATGCGGCGATGGCCGTGGGGGGGATGGGCGATCTTCTAGCGGGGATGATCGGAGGATTTTTAGCACAGGGGATGAGTTCCTTAGAAGCAGCAAAATTAGGGGTTTACCTCCACGGCGCTTGCGGTGACGAAGCCGTACAGCAAATAAACTGTACTCAAGGCCTTCTCGCCTCAGACCTCTTACCCTTGATTCCCCGGAAATTAAAGGAAATTTCAGCAATGGCTTATGAAGCATAA
- a CDS encoding pyridoxine 5'-phosphate synthase, translating into MIHLGVNIDHVATLRQVRFAREPDPVWAAALCELAGAKNITVHLREDRRHIQLRDVELLRKTIRSKLNLEMANTVQMVKLALKLKPDQVTLVPEKRQELTTEGGVDISKNFFSLKKSIFKFKAQKILAGLFIDSQEGQIRRAQEAGADFIEFHTGPFSEAKSRREENQCLKKLFQGANLAHTLGLNIHAGHGLHYLNIHRILTVPYLEEVNIGHAIIARALFIGLEKAVREMVEMINTKISP; encoded by the coding sequence ATGATACATCTAGGCGTTAACATTGATCATGTAGCAACCTTGAGGCAAGTCCGTTTTGCCCGGGAGCCGGATCCGGTTTGGGCTGCAGCCCTGTGCGAGTTAGCCGGAGCGAAAAATATTACGGTTCATTTAAGGGAAGACCGACGGCATATTCAATTGCGAGATGTAGAGTTATTAAGGAAAACAATTCGTTCTAAATTAAATTTAGAGATGGCCAACACCGTTCAGATGGTGAAATTAGCGCTCAAGCTCAAGCCTGATCAAGTCACACTTGTTCCAGAAAAAAGGCAGGAGTTGACCACAGAAGGGGGAGTTGACATCTCTAAAAATTTTTTCTCTTTAAAAAAATCCATTTTTAAATTTAAAGCGCAAAAAATTTTGGCGGGACTTTTTATTGATTCACAAGAAGGTCAAATCAGGAGAGCCCAAGAGGCGGGCGCTGATTTTATAGAATTTCATACAGGCCCTTTTTCTGAAGCTAAAAGTAGGCGTGAGGAAAATCAGTGTTTGAAAAAGCTTTTTCAGGGGGCGAATCTTGCGCATACTTTGGGACTCAATATTCATGCAGGTCACGGCCTTCATTATTTAAACATTCATCGAATCCTTACGGTTCCCTATTTAGAGGAAGTAAATATTGGACATGCGATTATCGCTCGAGCCCTTTTTATAGGCCTTGAGAAGGCGGTGAGGGAAATGGTGGAGATGATTAATACTAAAATTAGTCCATAG
- a CDS encoding TIGR00159 family protein produces the protein MSLAFLPSFPSLWRPVLEIGVMAVFFYYLFRYIRGTRAVQVLKGLIILIVIFFLAQRLRLETVNWLLTKVFPVAVIALIILFQPELRRVLASLGGNPFLPSLGRSEGVLDKIVEAGHILSKRRIGALIAIEDEVGLKNYIESGVKVDAVVSTELLMTLFHPKTPLHDGGVIIEGDHVAAAACLFPLTQQPNIEKSMGTRHRAALGLTEETDAVVIVVSEETGKITVAMDGKFSGNLDQDRLKEVLRARLIREGKKRKWFTIRKSK, from the coding sequence ATGAGTCTAGCCTTTTTACCTTCCTTCCCCTCTCTTTGGAGACCGGTTCTTGAAATTGGGGTGATGGCGGTTTTTTTTTATTATCTTTTTAGATACATCCGAGGAACACGTGCCGTTCAAGTTTTAAAGGGACTGATTATTTTAATTGTGATTTTCTTTTTGGCTCAACGCCTTCGCCTGGAAACGGTGAATTGGCTTTTGACCAAAGTTTTCCCCGTAGCTGTTATTGCGCTGATTATTCTCTTTCAACCCGAATTAAGACGTGTTTTGGCCAGCTTAGGAGGAAATCCATTTTTGCCCAGTTTAGGGCGTAGTGAAGGGGTTTTAGATAAAATTGTAGAGGCCGGCCATATTCTTTCTAAGAGGCGCATTGGAGCCCTTATTGCCATTGAAGATGAAGTGGGATTAAAAAATTATATTGAAAGTGGAGTCAAAGTGGACGCAGTGGTTTCAACGGAGCTCTTGATGACCCTTTTTCATCCGAAAACCCCTTTGCATGACGGAGGGGTTATTATTGAGGGAGATCATGTCGCGGCGGCGGCCTGCTTATTCCCTTTGACGCAGCAGCCTAATATTGAAAAATCAATGGGAACCCGTCATCGAGCTGCCCTGGGACTCACAGAAGAAACAGATGCAGTCGTTATTGTTGTTTCGGAAGAGACTGGAAAAATAACGGTTGCCATGGATGGAAAATTCAGTGGAAATTTAGACCAGGACCGATTAAAAGAAGTCTTGAGAGCTAGGCTCATTCGAGAAGGAAAGAAAAGGAAGTGGTTTACGATAAGGAAATCTAAATGA
- a CDS encoding holo-ACP synthase — MNILGVGLEMVDEERWSQIVQENKKKFFEKSFTLPERKYCDQKRRPEIHYRARWACKIAVLKALALLKKQVSLQWIEVRVQPSGPPRIQLDSRILQKKDLWKIQTVQASFTHSDHYAVAEAIILGKVKKNQKSNIKHQNSGRN; from the coding sequence ATGAACATCCTCGGTGTTGGGTTAGAGATGGTTGATGAGGAAAGATGGTCACAGATTGTTCAAGAGAACAAGAAAAAGTTTTTCGAAAAATCCTTTACCCTTCCAGAAAGAAAATATTGTGATCAGAAAAGGCGCCCTGAGATTCACTATCGGGCCCGATGGGCTTGTAAAATAGCCGTTTTGAAGGCCTTAGCCTTATTAAAAAAACAAGTTTCACTCCAATGGATAGAAGTGAGGGTGCAACCTTCAGGCCCTCCACGCATTCAGCTCGATTCCCGCATTCTCCAAAAAAAAGATTTGTGGAAGATTCAAACAGTTCAAGCAAGTTTTACACATTCAGATCACTATGCAGTGGCTGAGGCGATTATTTTGGGGAAGGTGAAAAAAAATCAAAAATCAAACATCAAACATCAAAATTCAGGTAGAAATTAA
- a CDS encoding phosphoglucosamine mutase, which produces MLEETTKLFGTDGIRGVANTDPMTVEVALQLGRAAAYIFRKNHRRHSIVIGKDTRLSGYMFESALAAGICSMGVDVLLLGPLPTPGVAFMTRSLRADAGIVISASHNGFEDNGIKFFSREGLKLPARLEEQMEQLVSRGTITHIRPTAHDVGKAYRIDDALGRYVEFVKNSFPKGMTLDGLKIVLDCAHGAAYKAAPLVLKELGAQVFVYGNEPNGTNINKKCGSLFPEGMRQKVMEHHAHVGISLDGDADRVIFSDEKGSLVDGDDMMAICARDLFLNGYRKKLLVTTVMSNFGLDQFIHSLGGEILRTKVGDRFVIEEMLKRDALFGGEQSGHMIFRDFTTTGDGLISALQILRVLVESGKFLSELRSCFQRFPQVLLNIRVREKKNLEEIVSVKKAIHQANQALGLEGRTLVRYSGTEPIARVMIEGENQDQIQKLAENIAEAIEKELGEK; this is translated from the coding sequence ATGCTAGAAGAAACAACAAAACTCTTTGGCACCGATGGAATTCGAGGAGTGGCCAACACGGATCCGATGACGGTAGAGGTTGCGCTTCAACTGGGGAGAGCGGCGGCCTATATCTTTCGCAAAAACCACCGGCGCCATAGCATTGTCATTGGTAAAGACACCCGCCTCTCGGGATATATGTTTGAGAGTGCCTTGGCAGCGGGTATTTGCTCTATGGGAGTCGATGTTCTTCTCTTAGGTCCTTTGCCCACTCCAGGGGTTGCTTTTATGACGCGAAGCCTTCGGGCCGATGCGGGGATTGTCATTTCAGCCAGTCATAATGGTTTTGAAGACAATGGCATTAAATTTTTCTCAAGAGAAGGGCTTAAACTTCCAGCTCGATTAGAAGAACAAATGGAGCAATTGGTTTCAAGAGGAACGATTACGCACATTCGTCCAACCGCTCATGATGTTGGCAAGGCGTACCGGATTGACGATGCCTTGGGGCGTTATGTCGAGTTCGTTAAAAATTCTTTTCCGAAGGGAATGACATTGGATGGACTCAAAATCGTTTTAGATTGTGCCCATGGAGCTGCTTACAAGGCTGCTCCCCTTGTTTTGAAAGAATTAGGTGCTCAGGTTTTTGTTTATGGGAATGAACCCAATGGAACCAATATCAACAAAAAATGTGGGTCTCTTTTTCCAGAAGGGATGAGACAAAAAGTGATGGAACACCATGCTCATGTTGGGATTTCACTCGATGGAGATGCGGACCGTGTGATCTTTTCCGATGAAAAAGGGAGTCTTGTGGATGGGGATGACATGATGGCCATTTGTGCCCGCGATCTTTTTTTAAATGGCTATCGAAAGAAACTTCTCGTGACCACGGTGATGAGTAATTTTGGTTTGGATCAATTTATTCATTCTTTAGGAGGAGAGATTCTTCGTACGAAAGTTGGAGATCGCTTTGTGATTGAAGAAATGTTGAAGCGAGACGCTCTTTTTGGGGGCGAACAATCAGGCCATATGATTTTTAGAGATTTTACGACGACAGGGGATGGATTGATCAGTGCCCTACAAATTCTGAGGGTGTTGGTTGAATCTGGAAAATTCCTTTCGGAATTAAGATCGTGTTTTCAAAGATTCCCACAAGTTTTGCTGAACATTCGCGTTCGAGAAAAGAAGAATCTAGAAGAAATTGTGTCTGTGAAAAAGGCGATCCATCAGGCAAATCAAGCGCTGGGTCTGGAAGGGAGAACTTTAGTACGCTATTCTGGAACTGAGCCGATTGCGCGTGTCATGATCGAGGGAGAGAATCAGGACCAGATTCAGAAACTGGCAGAGAATATTGCTGAAGCGATTGAGAAAGAATTGGGAGAGAAATAA
- the folP gene encoding dihydropteroate synthase yields the protein MRSNSERIPIESLNENSIWRIKGQVLPLLSRPLVMGILNVTPDSFYDGGRFIRFDQAIQHGLQLAKEGADFIDVGGLSTRPGSSPISEEEEKNRILPVIEYLSPRVHVPISVDTYRASVAQAALERGSKIVNDIGGLTLDLDMASVVSRFGAGLVLMHIRGTPLTMQDDTHYESLREEILKYFEERIGLAERAGIAREQILIDPGIGFGKKTEQNLEILKNLYYFRKSGRPLFIGPSRKSFIGHVLNQKPDERKIGSLACVAAAFYHGASVIRVHDVKETVELLKMLEAIEQQ from the coding sequence ATGCGTTCAAATAGCGAGAGGATCCCCATCGAATCTTTGAATGAAAATTCGATTTGGAGAATCAAAGGCCAAGTTCTTCCTCTCCTTTCACGTCCTCTTGTCATGGGTATTCTCAATGTAACGCCGGATTCTTTTTATGATGGCGGACGTTTTATTAGGTTTGATCAAGCCATTCAGCACGGGCTCCAATTGGCAAAGGAAGGGGCTGATTTTATTGATGTGGGAGGACTTTCAACTCGGCCTGGCTCAAGCCCCATTTCTGAGGAGGAAGAGAAAAACCGTATTCTTCCTGTGATTGAATATTTGAGCCCGCGAGTTCATGTTCCCATTTCTGTAGATACTTATCGAGCCTCTGTGGCTCAAGCCGCTCTGGAAAGAGGATCAAAAATTGTCAACGATATTGGAGGACTGACTCTCGATCTTGACATGGCTTCTGTGGTCTCGAGGTTTGGGGCAGGTCTTGTTCTTATGCATATTCGAGGCACCCCCCTCACCATGCAGGATGATACCCATTATGAATCTTTGCGGGAAGAAATTCTAAAATATTTTGAAGAAAGAATAGGCCTTGCCGAGAGGGCAGGGATCGCTCGAGAGCAGATTTTGATAGACCCTGGAATTGGTTTTGGAAAAAAAACGGAACAGAATCTGGAAATTCTGAAAAATTTATACTACTTTCGAAAGAGTGGGCGTCCCTTATTCATTGGACCTTCTCGAAAGTCTTTTATTGGGCATGTGCTCAATCAAAAACCAGATGAGAGAAAAATCGGAAGCCTGGCCTGTGTGGCGGCCGCTTTTTATCATGGGGCTTCTGTCATTCGGGTTCATGATGTGAAGGAGACAGTAGAACTCTTGAAGATGTTGGAGGCTATTGAACAGCAGTGA